In Mycolicibacterium alvei, a single window of DNA contains:
- a CDS encoding amidohydrolase family protein, whose protein sequence is MPLQPWMELISVDDHLIEHPKVWSDRLPSKYLEAGPKIIEWERPDTKAMCQVWEYEGRIYPYIGLNAVAGKKPEEYGIEPVRYDDMIPGCYDPKARVADMDIDGVQAMTCFPSFPRFAGAVFAEGEDKDLAKLCSAAWNDFHLDEWAATAPDRFIPVAMLPFWDVEASVKEIHRVAAKGAKCVTFPDLPDKLGLPSVHSDHWDPLLSAMEETGLVLAQHFGSGGFPPPIAPDAPFAVFVTLMGTMSMTALTDWLFSHTLYRHPKLKIGLSEGGVGWIPYILERADSVWRKHRFYNNINQDHPPSYLWKKHFHGCFIEDDFGVHIRHHIGVDQITWECDYPHSDSYWPQSRDRAAQALKDVPDDEAHKIVELNARQFYNFPRVA, encoded by the coding sequence GTGCCGTTGCAGCCCTGGATGGAATTGATCTCGGTCGACGATCACCTGATCGAGCACCCGAAGGTGTGGAGTGACCGGCTGCCCAGTAAGTACCTGGAAGCCGGGCCGAAGATCATCGAGTGGGAGCGACCTGACACCAAGGCGATGTGTCAGGTGTGGGAGTACGAAGGTCGGATCTATCCGTACATCGGGCTCAACGCGGTGGCGGGTAAGAAGCCTGAGGAGTATGGCATCGAGCCGGTGCGCTATGACGACATGATTCCCGGCTGCTATGACCCCAAGGCCAGGGTGGCCGATATGGATATCGACGGAGTGCAGGCGATGACCTGCTTCCCGTCGTTCCCACGGTTCGCCGGTGCGGTGTTCGCCGAGGGCGAGGACAAGGACCTGGCGAAGTTGTGTTCGGCCGCGTGGAATGACTTTCATCTCGATGAGTGGGCGGCCACCGCGCCCGACCGGTTCATTCCGGTTGCCATGCTGCCGTTCTGGGATGTCGAAGCTAGCGTCAAGGAGATTCATCGAGTCGCGGCCAAGGGCGCCAAGTGTGTGACGTTCCCGGATCTGCCCGACAAGCTGGGATTGCCGTCGGTGCACTCGGACCACTGGGATCCGCTGTTGTCTGCGATGGAGGAAACCGGTCTGGTGCTGGCGCAGCACTTCGGCTCGGGCGGCTTCCCGCCACCGATCGCCCCGGATGCTCCGTTCGCGGTGTTTGTCACGCTGATGGGCACCATGTCGATGACTGCGTTGACCGATTGGTTGTTCTCCCACACGCTTTACCGGCACCCGAAGTTGAAGATCGGCTTGAGTGAGGGCGGCGTCGGCTGGATTCCGTACATCTTGGAGCGCGCGGACAGCGTGTGGCGCAAGCACCGCTTCTACAACAACATCAACCAGGACCACCCGCCGTCATACCTGTGGAAGAAGCACTTCCACGGCTGCTTCATCGAGGATGACTTCGGCGTGCACATCCGCCACCACATCGGCGTCGACCAGATCACCTGGGAGTGCGACTACCCGCACTCGGACTCTTACTGGCCGCAAAGCCGGGACCGGGCCGCCCAGGCGCTTAAGGACGTGCCCGACGACGAAGCCCACAAGATCGTCGAGCTCAACGCCCGTCAGTTCTACAACTTTCCCCGGGTGGCTTGA
- a CDS encoding cytochrome P450 — protein MTDMSTDANFDVDDLPFTQDRTLAWQQLRQHGEVVQGREQVVLTSAAAVEFVAKRPELFSSARAFDRLGSPVPLVPIAIDPPDHTRFRRLLDPFFSPRRMAEREPELRRQAGELIDAIKERGECEFLADVAVPFPTQVFLTLFGLPLEDRDRLVHWKDSILEFTDPASGEPTPEVLGLALELYTYLSEHIAARRANPQGDDLLSQLVALDDEGGLTDPEILGLCFLFVLAGLDTVTSALGFSFARLATDSELRHTLTADYSLIPYFIEEQLRVDSPVPFAPRVATEDVEIAGCPVAKDTTVLISLGGANRDPDQYPDPDTVHLDKRPPHFAFSRGPHRCLGSHLARLELRLILEEWHNRIPDYALAEGAQPTVPWPHATMGLDAVPIVFPPN, from the coding sequence ATGACCGACATGAGCACCGACGCCAATTTCGACGTCGACGATCTACCGTTCACGCAGGACAGAACACTGGCCTGGCAGCAGCTCCGCCAGCACGGCGAGGTGGTGCAAGGTCGTGAGCAGGTTGTACTGACCAGCGCGGCGGCCGTTGAGTTCGTGGCGAAGCGGCCCGAACTCTTCTCTTCTGCCCGGGCGTTCGACCGCCTCGGCAGCCCGGTCCCATTGGTTCCGATCGCCATCGATCCCCCCGATCACACCCGGTTCCGGCGGCTGTTGGACCCGTTTTTCAGTCCGCGAAGGATGGCCGAACGGGAACCGGAGCTGCGGCGGCAGGCGGGTGAGTTGATCGATGCCATCAAGGAACGGGGGGAGTGTGAGTTCCTCGCCGACGTCGCTGTCCCGTTCCCCACCCAGGTCTTCCTGACACTGTTCGGATTGCCGCTGGAAGACCGCGACCGCCTGGTGCACTGGAAGGACTCGATCCTGGAGTTCACCGACCCCGCCAGCGGCGAGCCGACACCGGAGGTGTTGGGACTCGCTCTGGAGCTCTACACCTATCTCAGCGAGCACATTGCAGCGCGGCGCGCCAACCCCCAGGGTGACGACCTACTCTCGCAGCTGGTAGCGCTCGACGACGAAGGTGGTCTCACCGACCCGGAGATTCTCGGGCTGTGCTTCCTGTTCGTCCTTGCCGGGCTCGATACCGTGACGTCTGCTCTGGGGTTCTCCTTTGCGAGGCTGGCCACGGATTCGGAACTGCGACACACACTCACCGCTGACTACTCTCTGATTCCGTACTTCATCGAAGAACAGCTCCGGGTCGACAGCCCGGTACCGTTCGCGCCGCGTGTTGCCACCGAAGACGTGGAAATCGCGGGGTGTCCCGTGGCCAAGGACACCACCGTCCTCATCAGTCTGGGCGGCGCAAACCGCGACCCCGACCAATATCCAGACCCTGACACAGTGCACCTCGACAAACGGCCACCTCATTTCGCGTTCAGCCGCGGCCCGCACCGCTGCCTGGGATCCCACCTGGCCCGCCTCGAGCTGCGCTTGATCCTGGAGGAATGGCACAACCGCATCCCCGACTACGCCCTCGCCGAGGGTGCTCAGCCCACCGTCCCGTGGCCGCACGCCACCATGGGCCTCGACGCCGTGCCCATCGTCTTCCCACCCAACTGA
- a CDS encoding thiolase C-terminal domain-containing protein, whose translation MTCAVIGIGRTIYSKNSGRTTRGMAVAACRDAIDDAGLTPADVDGICTFMANDSEQPIFVGWALGIEELAWANSMYGGGNLVADQIATAAAVIEAGICKAVLVYRSLNGRSGHRFGHIDGPMQVPHHDQFDTASGYMVPPQWFAMWARRHQHEYGSTAEDLGQIAITQRKHAGPNEHALRREPLTMDDYLAARWINEPFRVLDCTSEVDGAVAILITGEDIARNAKQDPMWLVGSSNSQGGAGWTEWSDPTEMYSRTAGPKIWEKTGLTPADMDLACMYDCFTYTVMATMEGFGFCEKGEVGKFFSTGRATYGGDVVVNPHGGLLSEGYIHGLNHHYEAALQLRHAAGVRQVDNARLALVTAGGGPFGGANVYSREKP comes from the coding sequence ATGACCTGTGCCGTCATCGGTATTGGCCGCACCATCTATTCAAAGAACTCCGGCCGCACCACCCGCGGTATGGCCGTCGCCGCGTGCCGCGACGCCATCGACGACGCCGGGCTCACGCCAGCCGACGTCGATGGGATCTGCACCTTCATGGCCAACGACTCCGAACAGCCGATCTTCGTCGGGTGGGCGCTCGGTATCGAGGAATTAGCCTGGGCCAACTCCATGTACGGCGGCGGAAACCTGGTGGCTGACCAGATCGCCACTGCCGCTGCGGTCATCGAGGCCGGGATCTGCAAAGCCGTGCTGGTGTACCGCTCGCTCAACGGCCGGTCCGGACATCGTTTCGGTCACATCGACGGGCCGATGCAGGTACCGCACCACGACCAGTTCGACACCGCCTCGGGGTACATGGTGCCACCGCAATGGTTCGCCATGTGGGCCCGGCGCCACCAACACGAATATGGCTCCACCGCAGAAGATCTCGGACAGATCGCCATCACTCAGCGCAAGCATGCCGGACCCAACGAGCACGCACTGCGCCGCGAGCCGCTCACCATGGACGACTACCTGGCCGCCCGGTGGATCAACGAACCGTTCCGAGTGCTGGATTGCACCTCCGAGGTCGACGGTGCAGTCGCGATCCTGATCACCGGCGAGGACATCGCCCGCAACGCCAAGCAGGACCCCATGTGGCTGGTCGGGTCGTCTAACTCGCAGGGCGGGGCAGGCTGGACCGAGTGGAGCGATCCCACTGAGATGTATTCGCGCACGGCCGGTCCGAAGATCTGGGAGAAGACGGGGCTAACCCCAGCGGATATGGATCTGGCTTGTATGTACGACTGCTTCACCTACACCGTGATGGCGACCATGGAGGGTTTCGGCTTCTGCGAGAAGGGAGAGGTGGGGAAGTTCTTCTCCACCGGCCGCGCGACCTATGGCGGCGACGTGGTGGTCAACCCGCACGGCGGTCTGCTGTCCGAGGGCTACATCCACGGTCTCAACCACCATTACGAAGCCGCACTGCAGCTACGCCACGCCGCCGGGGTGCGTCAGGTCGACAACGCCCGACTCGCTCTGGTCACCGCCGGCGGCGGCCCGTTCGGCGGCGCCAACGTCTACAGCAGGGAGAAGCCATGA
- the fadD12 gene encoding acyl-CoA ligase FadD12 — MSDLCGLVKTFVRAGFLTALRPDKYVRIFSAVRREGMSATTGFAIAAVRCPHRPGLIDELGTLTWRQLDQRCDAFAAALQAQRGGPPTVIGVMCRNHRGFVETVTAANRVGADVLLLNTSFAGPALAEVVARERADVVVYDEEFTETVDQALTNTRHIHRILAWTDGPTAYAVTVEKMITAHRGQRPWPVARTGRLILLTSGTTGTPKGAKHSGGGIRAVEAILNRTPWRAEETTVVAAPMFHAWGFGQLVLSAMMACTVVTRRKFDPEATLELIDRHRATGLAVVPVMFDRIMELSDDIRNRYSGRSLRFAAASGSRMRPDVVTAFMDQFGDVVYNNYNATEAGMIATATPADLRVAPHTAGRPAEGTEIRILDADFTELPPGEVGSIYVRNSTQFDGYTTGATKDFHQGFMSSGDVGYLDTAGRLFVVGRDDEMIVSGGENVYPIEVEKSLTAHPDVVEAAVIGVDDAQYGQRLAAFVVLTDDAAATPDALKQHVRDTLANYKVPREITVLAELPRSSTGKILRAELQGRASTADSS; from the coding sequence GTGAGTGACCTATGCGGCCTAGTCAAGACCTTCGTCCGCGCTGGGTTTCTGACGGCGCTGCGCCCCGACAAATACGTCCGGATCTTTTCTGCGGTCCGGCGAGAGGGAATGTCGGCGACGACCGGTTTCGCCATCGCAGCGGTGCGATGCCCGCACCGGCCCGGTCTCATCGATGAACTCGGGACACTGACCTGGCGGCAACTCGATCAGCGTTGCGACGCGTTCGCGGCGGCTTTGCAGGCACAACGTGGCGGGCCTCCCACCGTGATCGGTGTCATGTGCCGCAACCATCGGGGCTTCGTCGAAACGGTCACGGCGGCCAACAGAGTGGGCGCTGATGTCCTGCTATTGAACACGTCGTTCGCCGGCCCCGCCTTGGCAGAAGTCGTCGCGCGCGAACGCGCCGACGTGGTCGTCTACGACGAGGAATTCACCGAGACCGTTGATCAGGCACTGACGAACACTCGGCACATACACCGCATCTTGGCGTGGACCGATGGTCCCACCGCCTACGCGGTCACCGTCGAGAAGATGATCACCGCCCACCGCGGGCAACGGCCCTGGCCGGTAGCGCGCACCGGCAGACTGATCCTACTGACCTCCGGCACGACGGGAACTCCGAAGGGCGCCAAGCATTCCGGTGGCGGAATCCGCGCCGTCGAGGCGATCCTCAACCGGACACCATGGCGTGCCGAAGAGACCACCGTCGTGGCGGCACCGATGTTTCACGCGTGGGGTTTCGGGCAGCTGGTGCTGTCGGCGATGATGGCCTGCACCGTGGTCACGCGACGCAAGTTCGACCCCGAAGCCACCCTGGAGCTGATCGACCGCCACCGGGCGACCGGCCTGGCCGTGGTTCCGGTGATGTTCGACCGGATCATGGAACTGTCCGACGATATCCGCAACCGCTACAGCGGTCGGTCGCTGCGGTTCGCCGCCGCATCCGGTTCGCGGATGCGCCCTGATGTGGTGACCGCCTTCATGGACCAGTTCGGCGATGTCGTTTACAACAACTACAATGCCACCGAGGCCGGGATGATCGCCACCGCCACCCCGGCGGATCTGCGGGTGGCGCCTCATACCGCCGGCAGACCGGCCGAGGGCACCGAAATCCGCATCCTGGACGCCGATTTCACCGAATTGCCGCCCGGCGAGGTGGGCAGCATCTACGTCCGGAACTCGACGCAGTTCGACGGCTACACCACGGGTGCTACCAAGGACTTCCATCAAGGGTTCATGTCATCCGGGGACGTCGGCTACCTCGACACCGCTGGCCGGTTGTTCGTCGTCGGGCGCGATGACGAAATGATCGTCTCGGGTGGTGAGAACGTCTACCCGATCGAGGTGGAAAAATCGCTCACTGCACATCCCGATGTCGTGGAGGCTGCGGTGATCGGGGTGGACGACGCGCAGTACGGGCAGCGACTCGCCGCATTCGTGGTGCTGACCGATGACGCCGCGGCCACGCCTGACGCACTCAAACAACACGTCCGCGACACCCTGGCCAACTACAAAGTGCCGCGTGAGATCACCGTGCTGGCGGAGTTGCCCCGCAGTAGTACGGGCAAGATTCTGCGCGCCGAACTGCAGGGGCGCGCGTCCACCGCCGACAGCAGCTGA
- a CDS encoding alpha/beta hydrolase, with the protein MTATDRECAIPGLRSVAKWIVRARATDYVVALATSYGSIPLVGRYLQPFGGAAAVGVWGYRHAPDFLAAAVRSRLTQGAGELRQRERDQTRTVAEAVLDDITPGRTPVEWPAPDRVAPLFKAGQHRGQYLYRRSVPYGESPGQVLDVWRRRDLPAEPAPVLVFVPGGAWVYGSRVMQGYALMSHLAERGWICLSIDYRVAPQHRWPTHLLDVNAAVAWARANAQQFGGDTEFVAIAGCSAGGHLSALAALSADDPRFRGDLPADAKTSVDAVVSMYGRYDWEDRSTPERDTFVDFLERVVVRRRYARHRDIFRSASPIARVRPDAPPFLVVHGTADTVIPIWQARAFVDKLRGASQSVVGYLELPGAHHGFDMTDATRTATAATVIGIFLEKIRQSHVERTAQQLYRQH; encoded by the coding sequence GTGACCGCCACCGACAGGGAGTGCGCCATCCCGGGCCTGCGGTCAGTGGCCAAGTGGATCGTCCGCGCCCGCGCCACGGATTATGTTGTCGCGCTGGCGACGTCGTATGGGTCCATCCCGCTGGTCGGCAGGTACCTTCAACCGTTCGGCGGTGCCGCCGCCGTGGGCGTGTGGGGCTATCGGCACGCCCCTGATTTCCTGGCCGCGGCAGTGCGGTCGCGGCTCACGCAAGGGGCGGGCGAACTGCGTCAGCGGGAGCGCGATCAGACCCGAACTGTCGCAGAAGCCGTCCTGGACGACATCACGCCCGGCCGAACGCCCGTCGAGTGGCCCGCTCCCGACCGGGTTGCACCCCTGTTCAAAGCCGGCCAGCACCGCGGACAGTATCTCTATCGACGGTCAGTCCCCTACGGCGAAAGCCCCGGCCAAGTCCTCGATGTGTGGCGGCGGCGCGACCTGCCCGCCGAACCCGCACCGGTACTGGTCTTCGTGCCTGGCGGCGCCTGGGTGTACGGCAGCCGCGTCATGCAGGGCTATGCGCTCATGTCACACCTGGCTGAACGAGGCTGGATCTGCCTGTCGATCGATTATCGCGTTGCGCCCCAGCACCGCTGGCCGACGCACCTGCTCGACGTCAACGCCGCCGTGGCGTGGGCCCGCGCGAACGCACAGCAGTTCGGCGGGGACACCGAGTTCGTTGCCATCGCGGGATGTTCTGCTGGAGGTCACCTCTCGGCCTTGGCCGCCCTCAGCGCGGATGACCCCCGCTTCCGCGGTGACCTACCCGCGGATGCCAAGACATCGGTGGACGCAGTGGTCAGTATGTACGGCCGATACGACTGGGAGGACCGCTCCACACCGGAACGTGACACATTCGTGGACTTCCTCGAACGCGTGGTGGTGCGGCGTCGCTACGCGCGCCATCGCGACATTTTCCGCAGCGCCTCACCGATCGCGCGGGTGCGGCCCGACGCACCGCCGTTCCTGGTGGTGCACGGCACGGCCGATACAGTGATCCCGATCTGGCAAGCACGCGCCTTCGTCGACAAACTCCGTGGCGCATCGCAATCGGTGGTCGGCTACCTCGAACTGCCTGGCGCCCATCACGGATTCGATATGACCGACGCGACACGGACCGCCACTGCCGCAACCGTCATCGGCATCTTCCTCGAGAAGATTCGGCAAAGCCACGTCGAGCGAACAGCACAACAGCTATACAGGCAGCACTGA
- a CDS encoding DUF4286 family protein: MAENLFLVLSNPIEGKDDTFNEWYDSTHVPEVLDVPGVVAAQRYGLSEIKVPEDEDLPAQLPPPAHRYLVVYELDREPDAVMAEFLKRVMAGTLTLGDTLDLSTVSLTGWTPRGERRVAP, encoded by the coding sequence GTGGCGGAGAACCTGTTCCTTGTCTTGAGCAACCCCATCGAGGGCAAAGACGACACATTCAATGAGTGGTACGACTCCACGCATGTGCCCGAGGTGCTCGACGTCCCTGGTGTCGTGGCTGCGCAGCGTTATGGCCTGTCGGAGATCAAGGTGCCCGAGGATGAAGACCTCCCGGCGCAGTTGCCGCCCCCGGCGCACCGTTATTTGGTGGTCTATGAGCTTGATCGTGAGCCTGACGCTGTGATGGCGGAGTTTCTCAAGCGGGTCATGGCGGGCACGTTGACGCTGGGCGACACCTTGGATCTGAGCACCGTGTCACTGACCGGCTGGACACCGCGCGGCGAACGCCGGGTAGCGCCATGA
- a CDS encoding TetR family transcriptional regulator has product MVDVALNLFSAQGYDATTTDEIAKAAGVSARTFFRYFPTKQSVLFFGAYDFIQGFRAVYLAHPASVSDIEAMTESFASLTLGLKRIRRRVALYQNAVASSLILRGQERHDQDAKAQIVAMAVAERRGLPIPDAAAEVLAGVGLLLLDRAIKRWVSGADHAVDALVRDEFAALSAAFR; this is encoded by the coding sequence TTGGTCGACGTCGCGCTCAATTTGTTCAGCGCGCAGGGATACGACGCGACAACCACCGACGAGATCGCCAAGGCGGCCGGCGTGTCTGCCCGAACGTTCTTCCGCTACTTCCCCACCAAGCAGTCCGTCCTGTTTTTCGGAGCGTATGACTTTATCCAGGGGTTCCGGGCCGTGTACCTCGCTCACCCGGCGTCGGTATCGGACATCGAGGCCATGACCGAGTCCTTTGCGTCGCTGACACTTGGCCTCAAGCGGATCCGCCGTCGCGTCGCGCTCTACCAAAACGCTGTCGCCAGCTCTTTGATCCTGCGCGGCCAGGAACGCCACGATCAGGACGCCAAAGCGCAGATCGTGGCGATGGCGGTCGCGGAAAGACGTGGGTTGCCTATCCCCGATGCTGCGGCGGAGGTACTCGCCGGAGTTGGATTGCTGCTGCTCGACCGTGCGATCAAGCGCTGGGTGTCCGGTGCTGATCACGCCGTCGACGCCCTCGTCCGAGACGAGTTCGCAGCGCTATCCGCGGCCTTCCGATAG
- a CDS encoding Zn-ribbon domain-containing OB-fold protein, translating into MTSTAATNQSGINPLLMPPIPVPDPDSAPYWEALKDGKLMLCRCDDTGKWIHPPLERSRYTGGPVHFEEVSGRGTVYSFIVIRQALVPGRVPPYVVGLIELDEQPGLRINAVIDADPADVRIGQPVQARIVDLGDSGYRIPEFTIRLADDRTPPA; encoded by the coding sequence ATGACATCCACCGCCGCTACAAATCAGTCCGGCATCAATCCACTGTTGATGCCGCCGATCCCGGTTCCGGACCCGGACTCGGCACCGTACTGGGAAGCGCTGAAGGACGGGAAGCTGATGCTGTGCCGCTGTGACGACACCGGCAAATGGATCCACCCCCCGCTGGAGCGCAGCCGATACACCGGCGGCCCGGTGCACTTCGAAGAAGTCAGTGGGCGCGGCACCGTCTACAGCTTCATCGTGATACGCCAAGCACTGGTGCCGGGCCGCGTCCCGCCGTACGTCGTGGGCCTCATCGAACTCGACGAACAGCCCGGCCTGCGGATCAACGCCGTCATCGACGCCGACCCGGCCGACGTGCGGATCGGCCAACCAGTGCAGGCCCGGATCGTTGACCTCGGTGACAGTGGTTACCGCATACCCGAATTCACCATCCGGCTCGCAGACGACAGGACCCCGCCAGCATGA
- a CDS encoding acyl-CoA dehydrogenase — protein MPLALTDDHGALADVAKSLVAGRSGTAAARRVLLDADDSGRWWQNESLWKEIVSTGWLGLHVDERYGGQGFGLPELAIVLEQLGRVAIAGPFLPTVVVSAVIAEVGTEEQRQRWLPKLVSGDVVAAIGTTSDAALSGSAVSAEAVPTLGERQADLFLIPVGDDLVLVEAGEAVNTTRSDAVDQVMRPITVAHFRSAPVADSFPGAARVAARTVRLLAAAEANGGLAACTEMASTYAATREQFGRPIGSFQSIKHHCANMLVDTELAVAATWDAARAAAPEAELAVTMAAGHALPAYQRAALKNIQIHGGIGYTWEHDAHLYVRRATVLLTFVGGEDALHDDVAALQIGGARPGTTLDLPPEAEQYRQAVRDFRAGLAKTEPAGQQKLWARTGYLVPHWPKPYGRAAGSIEQLIIEQELDGVERPSLGLGEWMVPTVLQHGSPEQIERLMWPSLEGQLRWCQLFSEPGAGSDAAAVSTKAVRTDGGWIVTGQKVWTSDAVNCQLGLATVRTDPNVPKHKGITAMIIDLSAPGVDIRPLREITGEALFNEVFFDEVFVADEMVVGEVNNGWRVAMAALGNERVSIGGGSVTMVAADLLDLLVVHRGEDHRLAGEVGALLIEAYALSAVNLRQAARAVFESGPGIEGNIAKLFGAEHAQRVAELALRIAGPALLTGLAGSQATGEDPLGREAAGTVVHDYLFSRCLTIAGGTSEVVRNLIAERILGLPRDPAPAPTTK, from the coding sequence ATGCCCCTGGCATTAACTGACGACCACGGCGCGCTCGCCGACGTCGCCAAATCGCTGGTCGCTGGTCGCAGTGGAACCGCAGCGGCTCGCCGCGTCCTGCTCGATGCGGACGACAGCGGACGGTGGTGGCAGAACGAGAGCCTGTGGAAGGAGATCGTCTCCACGGGCTGGCTGGGTTTGCACGTCGACGAGCGCTACGGCGGCCAGGGCTTTGGACTACCCGAGCTGGCCATCGTGCTTGAGCAGCTCGGCCGCGTTGCGATCGCCGGACCCTTCCTTCCCACAGTGGTCGTCTCGGCGGTCATCGCCGAGGTGGGCACCGAGGAGCAGCGGCAGCGTTGGCTCCCGAAGCTGGTATCCGGCGATGTCGTGGCGGCGATCGGCACCACCAGTGATGCCGCGCTGTCCGGATCGGCGGTCTCGGCTGAGGCCGTGCCCACCCTCGGGGAGCGGCAGGCCGATCTCTTTCTGATTCCGGTCGGGGACGATCTGGTGCTCGTCGAGGCGGGCGAGGCGGTGAACACGACACGCAGCGACGCCGTTGATCAGGTGATGCGCCCGATCACCGTGGCCCACTTCAGGTCGGCACCGGTAGCGGACAGCTTCCCCGGGGCGGCCCGCGTCGCGGCCAGAACGGTGCGCCTGCTCGCCGCCGCCGAAGCCAACGGCGGTCTGGCCGCCTGCACCGAGATGGCCAGCACCTATGCGGCCACGCGCGAACAGTTCGGCCGCCCGATTGGATCCTTCCAGTCGATCAAACATCACTGCGCCAACATGTTGGTGGACACCGAGCTCGCCGTGGCCGCCACCTGGGATGCGGCCCGCGCCGCGGCGCCGGAGGCCGAGCTGGCGGTGACGATGGCGGCCGGGCACGCGTTGCCCGCCTATCAACGCGCGGCGCTGAAGAACATTCAGATCCACGGCGGCATTGGCTACACCTGGGAACACGACGCCCACCTCTACGTCCGACGCGCGACGGTGCTGCTGACGTTCGTTGGCGGCGAGGACGCGCTGCACGATGACGTCGCGGCCCTGCAGATCGGTGGTGCACGCCCAGGCACGACGTTGGACCTCCCGCCGGAGGCCGAGCAGTACCGGCAGGCGGTGCGGGACTTTCGGGCAGGGCTGGCCAAGACCGAGCCCGCCGGGCAGCAAAAGTTGTGGGCTCGCACCGGATATCTGGTGCCGCACTGGCCCAAACCCTACGGGCGCGCGGCCGGCTCGATCGAGCAGCTGATCATCGAGCAGGAGCTCGACGGTGTCGAGCGGCCCAGCCTGGGGCTGGGCGAGTGGATGGTGCCGACGGTGCTGCAGCACGGCAGCCCTGAACAGATCGAGCGGCTCATGTGGCCCAGCCTGGAAGGGCAGCTGCGGTGGTGCCAGCTCTTCAGTGAACCGGGTGCGGGGTCGGATGCGGCTGCGGTGTCCACCAAGGCTGTCCGTACCGACGGCGGCTGGATCGTCACCGGTCAGAAGGTGTGGACCAGCGATGCGGTGAACTGCCAGCTCGGGTTGGCTACGGTGCGTACCGATCCGAATGTGCCCAAGCACAAGGGTATTACGGCGATGATCATTGACCTGTCGGCGCCAGGTGTCGACATCAGGCCGTTGCGGGAGATCACCGGCGAAGCCCTCTTCAATGAGGTGTTCTTCGACGAGGTGTTCGTCGCCGATGAAATGGTGGTCGGCGAGGTCAACAACGGCTGGCGGGTGGCGATGGCGGCCCTAGGAAACGAGCGGGTGTCGATCGGTGGCGGGTCGGTGACCATGGTCGCTGCGGATCTGCTTGATCTGCTCGTTGTTCACCGCGGGGAGGATCATCGGCTGGCCGGCGAGGTGGGCGCGCTGCTCATCGAGGCCTACGCGCTGTCGGCGGTCAACCTGCGCCAAGCTGCTCGCGCGGTGTTCGAATCCGGACCCGGTATCGAAGGCAACATCGCAAAGCTGTTCGGCGCCGAGCACGCCCAGCGTGTCGCCGAACTGGCGCTGCGTATCGCCGGGCCTGCCCTGCTGACCGGGCTCGCCGGCAGCCAGGCCACCGGTGAGGATCCACTGGGTCGGGAGGCTGCTGGGACGGTGGTGCACGACTACCTGTTCAGTCGATGCCTGACCATCGCCGGTGGTACGTCCGAAGTCGTCAGAAATCTGATCGCCGAACGAATCCTGGGTCTACCCAGGGACCCCGCCCCCGCGCCGACCACGAAGTAG
- a CDS encoding mycofactocin-coupled SDR family oxidoreductase, with the protein MGALDGRVAFITGAARGQGRAHAVRLAADGADIIALDICADIASMDYPNATRSDLDETVKLVEGAGRRIVARQVDVRNGDAVEAALSDGLAEFGRLDIVIANAGIIRLGGGGDDRQVFRDIVDVNLIGVWNTVHAAIPTLIEGGRGGSIVITSSSAGLKATGTDRTGGQAYSAAKRGLVGLMQVWANDLGKHSIRVNTIHPTGVATGMVMNEAMGKLLESGDVAMEAMQNVLPIPILMPEDVANAVAFLVSDDAKFITGTAWPLDAGFAVR; encoded by the coding sequence ATGGGTGCATTGGACGGTCGAGTTGCTTTCATCACCGGCGCCGCCCGTGGGCAAGGACGCGCCCATGCGGTCCGGCTGGCCGCAGACGGCGCCGACATCATCGCCCTGGACATCTGCGCTGACATCGCGTCGATGGACTACCCCAACGCCACCCGATCCGATTTAGATGAGACGGTCAAGCTGGTCGAGGGTGCAGGCCGACGCATCGTGGCGCGCCAGGTCGATGTCCGCAACGGCGACGCGGTAGAGGCGGCGTTGTCTGACGGTCTGGCCGAGTTCGGCCGCCTCGACATCGTGATCGCCAACGCCGGGATCATCCGACTCGGCGGGGGCGGTGACGATCGACAGGTGTTCCGCGACATCGTCGACGTCAACTTGATCGGTGTATGGAACACGGTCCACGCCGCGATCCCGACCCTGATCGAGGGCGGGCGAGGCGGCTCGATCGTCATCACCAGCTCCAGCGCCGGACTCAAAGCTACCGGCACCGACCGGACCGGCGGCCAGGCCTACTCGGCCGCCAAGCGGGGCCTGGTCGGGCTAATGCAGGTGTGGGCCAACGACTTAGGGAAACATTCCATCCGTGTCAACACCATCCACCCGACCGGGGTGGCCACTGGCATGGTCATGAACGAGGCGATGGGCAAACTACTCGAGTCCGGGGATGTCGCGATGGAGGCAATGCAGAACGTGCTGCCGATCCCGATTCTGATGCCTGAAGACGTGGCGAATGCGGTTGCCTTCCTCGTCTCCGATGACGCCAAGTTCATCACCGGAACGGCCTGGCCTCTTGATGCCGGCTTCGCTGTGCGCTGA